The segment CTTCCAGAAGCCGCTCATTGGCTAGGGGAGACGAAGACTATTTCGAATGGCGCGAAGCCATGGAAAGGCGACAATTGGAGGGCGAGCGACAAATGCAGGCTCTCCTCCAGGAAACAGCGAgattgagaaaagaaaacattgtGTTACGCATCCAGGCTTCATCGACGGGGCCTTCTCGTGGTCAGCGCTCAAGAGGCTAGGGAGCAAACTCAAAGCCTGATCCAGAATCGATATACCTTAGGACTGCGGGGGTCATCCCTGAGGTGCGTAATAATCGACCTCAAGAACGACCCACGCCCATGCACCAAGCTCCCCAGGATGAAAGCTCAAACTCTACTCGTCTCTCATCAAAGAGACAACGCGACAAAAAACCCCAGTTATCGGACGCGATGCGCACGAGGCTAGGCCCACCGGAGCTTGGAAAGACAAGGCCGCCAACAGCCACAACCTGGGAAGTGCACCCTGATCCTCTGGTTGCACCCGTTGTGCAGAACATCCTCCCGCACAAAGCGATACGACAAGATGGAAGAAACTCTCCAATCGAGCCACCCACTAGCTCCATTAGCAAAAggctggatgacatgctctccacgccttttgCTTGCATATTATTTATTACGACCCCCCAAGGGGATTTCTCGTGCCAAAATTTTCCACGTATGATGGGTCCAGCGACCCcttcgaccatatcatgcattatcgacAGCTCATGACTCTCGACATAGGAAACGACGTGTTGCTATGTAAAGTATTCCCCGCCAGCCTACAAGGTCAGGCTCTCTCATGGTTTCACCGCCTACCCCCGAACTCTGTTGATAACTTCAAGGACCTGTCAGAAGCTTTTGTGGGACAATACTTGTGCTCCGCTCTGCATAAACAGAACATCAGCActctgcaaaacataaaaatgtaggaaaatgaGTCTTTAAGAGAATTCGTGAAACGGTTTGGTTAGGTCGTGTTACAAGTAGAGGCTTACAACATGGATGTTGTCCTTTAGATCTTTAAACGAAACATTTGTCCAGGCACCCCATTTTTCGAGTCGCTCGTTAAGAAGCCTCCTACAACAATAGACGACTTGTTCCGGCGCACAAGCAAATACTCAATGCTGGAAGACGACGTGCATGCGGCCACCCAGCAAATTTTGGTTGCCGAGCAAACATCCAAAAGCGGTGCGAAAAGAAGTTCCAAACTTCCAGACCGGCTAAGGCCGTCCGGTCAAAGGCAAGAAGAGCAAAGCCGCCCAGAACTGCCACTCCTCACACCCCTTTCCCATATCCTACGAGAAGCTCCTCCATATGATCCAAGACCTGTCCGACTTCAAGTGACCCGGACCCCTCAGAGCGGACCCAGCCAAAAGGGATCATAGCAAGAAGTGTGCCTACCATAAGGAGCATGGTCACACTATGGAGACGTGCAGGAGCCTCCATTATTTGGTGGAAAGGCTCATAAAGGCGGGACATTTGAAGCAATACCTCCGCTTAGATACCAGAGTTAGAGACACTCCCCGAAATCACGACTCTGGGACCCCCAAGATCCCAATCGCCCCCAAAGCCATCATCAACTATAGCCATGGAGGACCACTGGATGAGGAGTACtactccaaaagaaaaagacacGGGCTATTGCGTGCAGCATCAGTGCGTGAGCGCGTCAACTCCATACGGCCTGGGATAACTGGTGGGGGTCCCCGACCCATAAATGGGACAATCATTTTACCCCCGGTAGACCCCACACGAATATTACAACCACACCGCGACGCCCTCATCCTATCCCTAGAGATGAGAGACTTTGATGTGAGACGAATCCTAGTCGACCCAGGCAGCTCGGCCGATCTTTTACAAGCGTCAGTAATTAGTCATATGGGACGTGATCTATCCGGCTTTGAAAACTCTAGGCGAATCTTGTCCAGATTCAACGGAGTGGCGACTACCTCCTTGGGAGACATTGTGCTGTCGGTCCAAGCAGGCCCAGTCACTCTCAACGTACAGTTTCCGTGGTACAAGatttatcacccttcaatgTTATCTTGGGGCGCACATGGCTACACTATATGAAAGTCATCCCTTCTACGTACCATCAAATGGTAAGCTTTCTCACTGAAGATGGGCAAATCAACCTATACTGCAGCCAGTTGGCCACTCTCCAGTGCTATCAGATAGCACGAGTGGTTGGGACCAGCAAGGAAGGTGAGCCCCTCATTGAACCCACCAGTGCACTTGACCAATAGTAATTACTGAATCAGACGGACAAAGATCCCCCGGCAGCGGATCCCTTGCGGATGATCCAGATTTCATAAGAAAGTACGCACCTCACACATATCAGTTTCCTCTTGACACCCGAAGAGGCCAGAAACATCCAAGACACACTCCGACAAAGCCATGACGTCTTTGCATGGACGCATTCTAACATGAAGGGAATTCACCCTTCTATCGCCTCTCATAGGCTTAACGTCTTGCCAACAGCAAGACCTATCCAACAGAGGGTCAGACGTTTTCACCCAAATAGGCAAAAAATTATCCGGGATGAGATTGAAAAACTGCTGGAAGCTGGATTTATTAGAGAAGTGGAGTATCCggactggttggcaaatgtagtaGTGGTCCCCAAAAAGGAAGACAAATGGCGGGTGTGCATCGATTACACCAACCTCAACAATGCATGcccaaaagacagtttccctCTATTGCGGATAGACCAAATTGTAGACTCCACCGCCGGACAAGGAATGCTCTCCTTCTTGGATGCCTTCTCCGGATACCGCCAAATCCCCATGGCCTCAACCGACGAAGAAAAGACAGCCTTCATAACGCCGCATGGGCTTtattgttacaaagtcatgtcattcaaactcaaaaatgttggcgccacttatcagagaCTGATAACAAAAATCTTTAAACCTCTAGTTGGTTGCACAGTGGAGGTATACATCGATGATATTGTGGTTAAGAGCAAAACCCGAGGTGAACATGCCCTTCACTTGCAAGAAGTCTTCCACCTCTTAAGGAAGTACGACATGAAACTGAATCCGTCCAAGTGCGTTTTTGGCGTAAGTGCTGGAAAATTCCTGGGGTTCATGGTCAGCCAAAAAGGGATAGAGGTTAGCCCGGATCAAGTTAAGGCAGTCATGGAAACACCACCCCCCAGGAGCAAAAAGGAATTACATCGCCTCACAGGCAAGCTTGTCGCACTAGGGCACTTCATAGCCCGTTTCACTGATGAATTACGACCCTTCTTCTTGGCAATACGAAAAGCCGGAGCGAACGGGTGGACAGACAGCTGCCAGAGCGCTTTCGAGAAAATCAAACACTACCTCATGCAACCACCCATTCTAAGCAACCCCCTCCCTGGAGAAAATTTGTATATGTATCTAGTAGAAACCTATTTATTATGTTAGCAGAGCATTGGCTGACGTAGAGACAAGGTACTCAAAGATGGAGCAAATGGCTTTGGGCCTTCGAAGTGCCGCCCAGAAGCTCCGCCCTTACTTTCAAGCCCATCCGATGGTTATGCTGACCGACCAGCCCCTTCGCAATATTCTGCACAAGCCGGACCTAACCggaagaatgcttcaatgggccatagagtTGAGTGAGTATGGAATTGAATACCAACCGAGATTGTCCATGAAAAGGCAGGTAATGGCTGACTTTGTGCTGGAGTACTCCCAAAAACCTGCTCAACACAAAGAACCACGCGGAGAAGAGTGATGGACCTCGCGGGTTGATGGAGCCTCTTGGTCATCAGAATCTGGAGTAGGGCTCCTACTACAATCCCCAACAGGAAAACAGCTGGAGCAAGCTATCAGGCTCGGATTCCCCGCGTCTAACAATGAAGCAGAGTACGAAGCCATCCTATCCGGATTGGATCTTGCCTTGGCCCTGTCTGTCTCCAAGCTCCGAGTCTACAGTGATTCCTAACTCGTGGTAAGGCACGTCCAGGAGGAATACGAAGCCAAGGATGAGCGCATGGCACGATATCTGACTAAAGTAAGAGACACCCTACAACAGTTCGCTGAATGGACAATCGAAAAAATTCCACGAACTGATAATGGACATGCCGACGCCCTAGTAGGGATAGCCGCTTCCCTTCCCATCAAAGAAGCCATATTATTGCCCATACATGTGCAAACCAACCCCTCCGTCACGGAAGCCTCCACTTGCAATACTATTGAAGCGAGCCAAGTAGACGGCCAAGAATGGACGGAAGTCATAACAAGGTATCTCCGAACAAGCACTTTGCCCGAAGAACCTAGGCAGGCACATAAGATCTAGGTACAAGCCGCCCGTTTCACCTTAATCGGGGGGCACCTTTACAAGCGATCCTTCACAGGCCCCTATCTCAGGTGCTTAGACCACTCGGAAGCCCTGTATGTATTAGCTGAGTTACATGAAGGTGTGTGCGACAATCATTTCGGAGGTCGATCTCTAGCGTCTCGGGCCCACTCGCAAGGATATTATTGGCCCACTATGAAGAAAGATGCGGCGGCTTATGTCAAGAAGTATGACAAATGCTAGAGGCATGCCCCCATACCGCATGCGCTATCTAAGACATTGAAACCAATCTCTAGCCCCTGGCCCTTCGCGCAATGGGGGATGTACATAGTAGGACCCCTACCAGCCGCAGCTACCCAGAAGAAATTCCTGCTCGTCACCACAGATTACTTCAGTAAATGGGTAGAAGCTGAAGCATACGCTAGCATCAAGGACAAAGACGTCACCAAGTTCGTATAGAAGAACATCATCTGCCATTTTGGAATTCCTCAAACCATTATAGCTGATAACGGCCCGTAGTTTGATAGCATCACTTTCCGGAATTTCTATTCGGAACTCAACATCCGGAATTTGTACTCTACACCACGTTATCCTCAAAGCAATGGACAAGCAAAGGCAACAAACAAAACCCTAGTAATTGCTTTAAAGAAGAGGCTCGAGCAAGCTAAAAGGAAGTGAGTAAAGGAGCTACCCGGCGTCCTATGGGCCTATCGAACCACACCTGGGCGGCCTACGGGAAACACTCCCTTCACCCTCACATATGGTATGGACGTAGTCATCCCTATAGAAATAGGCCTACCCACTATCCGGACTGAGGCAGGACGGCAGGGTGATGCAAATGTGGAACTAGGAAGAAATTTGGACTGAGCAGACGAAGTGAGAGAGAGTGCGTCCATTCGGATGGCCGACTACCAACAAAGGGCGGTCACTCACTATAACTGCAAGGCATGACCCAGGAGCTTCAAAAGTGGAACACTGGTCCTTGGAAAAGTTTTCGAAAACATTACTGAAAGGGGAGCAGGAAAATTCCAAGCGAATTGGGAAGGCCCTTACATTGTGTCCAAGACAAGTGAAAGCGGAGCCTATCATCTATAGAAGCTAGACGGAACCCCGTTGCTCCGTCCATGGAATGTATCCAATCTTAAGCAGTATTATCAATGAAAGGAAACGAGAagtaagcaaaaaaaaatagaataaatgtaatgtatttataaataagtaaaaagtgTCTTTACAAAAATAGCTGCCCCATATGCAGCAAAACAAAGAGGGAAAATTATAAAGTCTGCACAGAAGGAAGTCTCAGCTAGACGGATCCCCAGGTGCTGCATCCTCCTTATCAGAAGGGAAAGAATGAATATCATGCATAATTTCGTGTTTCTTCATACAGCAACGGTAGCCAAAGAAATACATCTCGTCTGCCTGCCGCTGGTATTCCtcctccatcttcttcttctgagTGGCGAACCTAGCCTCCATCTCCTCCTTTTGAGCCGCCAAACCCGCCCGCAAATTCTCCGACTCCTTCTGGGCGGCAAGGCTAGCCCGGAGTTCATCCGTCTCTCTCTTTAACTGGAGGTTCTCCTGCCCAGCTTCATTGACTTGGCCCTCCAAGGcttgcttttctttcttcagtaTGTCAGTCTCAACCCGGATAGCCTCCTTCTCCCCTTCAACCCGGGCCAGTTGCTCCGTCCCATCCGCCACAGCTTTCCGAGCAACGGCCAATTTAGCCTCCACCTTCTCCAACTAGGCGCGCAGCTCCTCGATGCCACCCAGATGTTGGGAGATAAAGGCACACATGGCCTCCGCCACTTCCAGCCGCTTGAAAAGCTGCTCACAAGTGTGCATCACGTAGTGGATGCCGACTGCAACCTGGGCAAAGCAACAACAAAACAACAGACAATGTTACATGGAAAAGTAGCAACTGctaagaaagaagagaaaaacagCGAAGAAGTATTTACCACTTCTGCAGTCTCTGGGATCGTCCATTCCTGCAGGTGTTGAATACAGGACACGGCGGACTCAGGAGTGCCAAAAGGGAGCCACGCCTTGACAAAAGCAGGAGGGTCC is part of the Vitis riparia cultivar Riparia Gloire de Montpellier isolate 1030 chromosome 17, EGFV_Vit.rip_1.0, whole genome shotgun sequence genome and harbors:
- the LOC117904092 gene encoding uncharacterized protein LOC117904092 — encoded protein: METCRSLHYLVERLIKAGHLKQYLRLDTRVRDTPRNHDSGTPKIPIAPKAIINYSHGGPLDEEYYSKRKRHGLLRAASVRERVNSIRPGITGGGPRPINGTIILPPVDPTRILQPHRDALILSLEMRDFDVRRILVDPGSSADLLQASVISHMGRDLSGFENSRRILSRFNGVATTSLGDIVLSVQAGPVTLNVQFPWYKIYHPSMLSWGAHGYTI